A segment of the Panicum hallii strain FIL2 chromosome 1, PHallii_v3.1, whole genome shotgun sequence genome:
GAAGTGGACAGCCGGCTTGCGGCCATGCCAAGCTTTGAATGCTGTCTTGCCAGCGAGTGCCTTTGTGGGGGTGCGGTTGGGCAAGAACACCGCGGTGCTCACTGCCTCCCCCCGAAAACTCAGCCGGCATGCTCCTTTGCCTCAGCAAGGCACATGCCATGGTGACGACAGTCTGATTGCATCGCTCTACCATGCCGTTCTGCTGCGGAGTGTATGGTGCAGAGAAGTGGCGCCCGATCCCTTCATCGGCACAGTAGCTGGCGAAGTCCAACGAGGTGAACTCACTGCCGTTGTCGGTGCGGATCACCTTCAGCGTTCGCCCGCTTTGCTTCTCCGCTGCTGCCTGTATCCACTTAATAGCCTCTGATGCACCGGACTTGCTTGCTAGGAGTACCACCCACATGTAGCGGGTAGCGTCGTCGACAAGCAGCAAGAAGTAGCGCCGGCCTCCAGGAGTCACCGGCGTGATCGGTCCACAAATGTCCCCATGGACAAGCTCGAGCGGCTTCTTAGCACGATACTTTGCCTGCGATGGGAATGGGGCACGCCGGTGCTTGGTGACGGCACACGTCTCGCACAACTGCTCGGCGTGCTTGAGCCTTGGCATATGGCGCACCATGTTATCGCGGCCCATCCTGTTCAGCGCCTCAAAGTTGAGGTGTCCGATCCTCTCATGCCACTGCTATGCCATGTCTCCATGTCGCATGGCTAGGCACATTAGTCTTGCCACTTTTGCCTTCAACACGTAGAGGCGGTTGGCGCCACGCTCAACTCTTGCGAGAAGGCGATGTTGTTGGTCCCAGACCCGGAGCACGCCTTCTTCAATCAGCACACGCGAGCCTGTTTCGTCGAGTTGCCCAATGCTGATGATGGAGTTGCGCAGCTTGGGGATGAAGAAGACACCAACGAGTGCATGGTGCTCATCGTTCCTGCCGGAGAGGATGACGGTGCCGACACCGCAGATCTTGACAAAAGAGTCATCACCGAACTTGACCGTGCCTTGCACGCTCGTGTCCAAGTTGGCGAAGACATCAGCTCTGCCCGTCATGTGGTTCGTTGCTTCGGTGTTGAGGTACCAGCCATCATCCACTACCTCTTCAGATTCTCCAGCAGCACCAAGGAGTGCATGAGCATTGCACTCGTCGAGGTAAATGGGCTTCTTGCTGATTGGAGCAGAGGAAAGGGACGTAAGCTACGCCATAAGTAGCGCTGGCTCATCCACCTGCTCAGCCTGGGCAAGGTTGGCCTGCGCACGATGTGGCTGGCGGCAGTCCTTCGCCTAATGCCCAAGTTTGCCGCAGTTGCGGCACCTATCCTGATCATCTCTGCCATCAAGTTGTCGGTTGTTCTTCTTGCGCGGCCTGCGTTGCCGCTGCCGgctgctgccaccgccgccttGTTGAGGCGGCCGGTTGCTGGTCTCACCACTGCCCTTCTCCTTTATCCGAGCGAGCCACTGCTCCTCAATGAAGTAGAGTTTGCCGCCAGACAGCAGTGGCTGCTCTAATGCAAACGCAGCATCGCTGCGCTTGTCGACGCCCTTGAGCCAGCCCGTCACTTCCTCCACCGAGAGAGTCGTTGTATCAAGCAGAGTTTCGATTGACAGCGCAATCTGGGAGTACTTGGGCAGCATGACGCGTAGCAGCTTTTCCACTGCTCGCTGCTCATCAACGGGTTCACCATAGATGGCGAGGGAGCTCATCAGGGCGGAGAGGCGTAGTGCAAAATCATCCACCGCCTCACCCTCCTTGAAGCCGAGCAGCTCCCACTCACGGCGCATCTTCTGCAACGTCGACTTGCGGACGCGATCGTCGCCAACGTGGAGGGAGCGGATGGCAGCCCATTCCTCCTCCGCTATTTTCTTCACTGCCTGAGGCCGGAACATCTCTGGTGGCACAGCGCTGAGCAGCGCTTCAAGTGCCATACGGTCCTCTTGGTAGTCGACATCATCTTCTTCAACAGCTTCCCACAGACCACGCGCCTGGAGCTTCACCTTCATCACCAAGCGCCATTCCTCATAGTTGCCTTTAGTCAGCAGCGGGAAAGATGTGTTGCTGACCTCCTTGATCACCTGCACCTCACAGATTCTTCCACCGCGGCGAGTTGCTGATGGAGATCGCCGGGCACATAGAGATGTGGGTAGAGGAAGTCTCAAAAAGCGAAGGCCGAGCTGTAGGTCACGTGACCTGCACCGAAAAGGTGGCTGACTGGGCTTTCTCCCGATCCTCATCACCTCGAGCACCTCGATCGGTTGCAGATATGATTCCTGCTCTAAcaaggctctgataccaattgttagATTCTTTAGCTTAAGATCACTTCTGTTCTGTTAAGAACAGGAGAGAGACATAAATGAGAGGAGTAATTTTGTGCAGTGAACCTGCTTTTTTCCATTGATATATGGTTCCTATATATAATCTATAGGGTCAGTTTGCACAAGTTGCAAACACCCAAATTGGAATTTTCCTGCTACTGTTCAGACAAGGCAAAAACCAATTTTGCTACTGCTACTTGGGACAGCTATCTACTGCTGTCTAAAAGCTTCTACAGCCATCTATATGGCTTGCTGCCTAAGAAACTTAGTAGCTAACCatgtgtttggttggggagcGAGTCGCTCCGCTCCTGTTTTCTGCGTGTTTGGTTGTAAGCAAGCAAGAGCGGAATGGCTCCATTGCGGAATATTCCTCTGAGATTCGGAACGGGAGCGCTCGCCCAAAACGATCGGACGCGAGCGCTCTCGTTTCCTGCCTCCCGCCCCCCTCACCCCCCGACGCCGCCCGCCGGAGGACCGCtcgccgccccggccgccggagGACCCaggcgccgccccctccccccccccccccccccgcgggaGGATCAGGCGCCGCCCCCCACCGCCGGAGGATCCAGGCGGCCAGGAgccgccccccacccccccggGAGGATcaggcgccccccccccccccccccgccggagGATCCAGGCGGCCaggcgcccgcgccccccccccccccccccgggcgcCGGAGGATCCAGGCGGCCAGGcgccgcccccctcccccccccccaccggAGGAAGAAtccagcccccccccccccccccccgcggccgccggagGATCCAGGCGGCCAGGCGGTGCCCCGCCGGAGGATCCAAGCCACCGCTTGCTCGCCGGCTATGTTTGAATGGGATGGTTTTCCAACCAAACACGGAACGGAATGGTTCTGCTCCACCGCACTCTCCAACCATACAAAAAATGGAGTGGCTCCGTTCCGCTTACCAAACGTAGAACGGAGCGGCTCCATTCTCAGAAATTGGAATGGAGCCGTTCCATTCAAGTTGGCTCCCCAACCAAATGGACCCTAACATATCTAAGCAAAATATATCTGACCCTACTGgtcaaaacaaaacaaaacacaTGGATTATCTCACATCAAAGCACCTCTTGCTCTAAGGGCTGGACTTTTTTACAACGATATTTAAAGCAAGGAGTTCCAGAAATCTTCTCTAGTGAGGAAAAGTAAGGGTTGGCATTGTAGATGTTAATAAATATTTGCATACTTTTTCATGCTAATTTAAGTTGCAAAAGAAAGTGTCTCTGCTGGAGAATATTGTAATAAGGGCTTGTTTGGTTTGCACTTGGGACTTAAATTTAGTTCCAATAAATTCTTAAAGTACCAAACATGGTCATTTATTGGGACTAGATGTTCGTAAGCCCATAAATTCCAAAGTTGTAGCTTATGGGAGCTAAAAGATGCTTTTGACAGGGAACCCTTCATTTATTGCCGTTCCAGCTTCCACCCTTCCGCACCCACATTAAATAATTAGGGTAGGGGTATAAGGGTCTTTGTATAACCACATTAAATAACTTTAGTCATGGGACTTAAGTTTAGTCCCGAGAGGAAACGAATATGGTTTAAATATAAACAAAGTTGCATTTCAAATCTTGCTGATAGGGGGCCGTGCTGGTGACGTGAAACGGGATACACGCGTCGACTGCTACCGGTCGGACGTCAGAGATGTTTGGTTTTGTAGCAAGTATTTTACACGAAGGGCCAGAAAAGAACAGAGCAAGCGGCTGGTTTCGAGGGGCCTGGGTTGGTTTTGGTTTGTTCGGGTCGGCGTGCCATCTGACCTCACCTCGGGCGCAACTTGTCCCCGGGCCTTATTCCCCGATCGCTTTGGCTCCTTTCTCATTGGTAATCAAGCTTTGTCCTTGGTTGGCTCGAGATGATGTCAAACTCGCTGACATTTCTGAAACGGCAGAGAGCGCTCATGTCATGCTACAGAATAGTATTGTATTGTCGCCTTGACAACGATTTGTGTTCGGTGTTTCGGCTGGCTGGTGAGTGCAGGTTCAGAGCATCTGACGGATTCTGACAAAGGCGTACGTGCAAGTTGCTGGTTCGTAAAACCTTTGCCTGCCGCCTGCCGGTCTCAACCGCCATGGGCCAGTGCAGGCGTGGATCAAGTTGCTTTTAGAGTAGACTTCGTGGGGCGTTGACTTGGCTTACGAGTTACGAGTGGTTGCTTGTGGAGGCAAAGGGGAATACAGCTTTCGGGAAACAATAAGGTAGGTTCACCAAAACCGCTTTGGCTTCGTTTTCCACTTCGCCTCACAGAGAGTGCAGCTGGTTATCGTGGTCAACTGGTCATccatatgaaacaaaatatagGTAGGAAATAACATGACAAAAAAAACCCACAGTAAATCCACCAAACATGTGTAGCTGAACTTCCAATGAACGTGCTTGGACGAAAAATAAAATGGAAAGTATTACTAGAGCAGTTAATTCGGGCTTTACCACGCATATCTATGAATGAAATACGGATTAAGGGTGGTGAATTTACAGAGTATACTTGGACAGGATACAAAAAGCCTATTCGTAGTTGACAGTAAACACGATACACATCGATGCAAAAACATCACTAAACACggcatacacacacacacacacgcacacacacacaaagTTTATCGACATGGAGAGAACATGGGATTACCAGGCATAGATCAACTATATATATGGATTACATGCAGCGAACAAGAGAGTAAAACTGAAAACAAACGTTAACACCTTTAgcaaaagcaagcaagcaaagcAGGTGAACAAACTTCTGCTGTTCTGCATGCGCCCGGATCGAGTCTGATGATACTCTGGTCGACGTACAAAGTAGAAGGAAAAGATGTTTCAACGAGAAGTTGATTGACAGTgaacggcgcgcgcggcgacgATCGGGCTTAGACCTTCGCCGACGCCGGCCATCAGCAAGATCTATCACgagcggccggcgacgaggaacCTCGCGGGGCTCATCATCTGGTACCCCTGCTGCTGCAGGTGGTGCCCTCTGCTGCTGCCGGCGGCGAAGTGCCCGCAGCCGGGCGACGCGGCGGGGTCTCCCTGCTCCATCTCCCACATGACCTCCATGAAGTCGTCGACGGCGCAGGGCAGCTCGAGCGGGCCGTCACAGCCAGCGAAGCCGTACTCGGTCTCGGCCTCGTCCAGGAGCGCCCGGAAGAGCGGGTGGTTGGCGCAGCGCGCACGCACGCCGAACCGCTCCTtctcggggcccaccagcacgGTGAAGTAGCCGGCCGCCGGCACGGCGCCCCacgacgccgccgccaccctgtcggcggccgccggcgggcgCCTCCGGTGGGCCAGCGAGGTCCGGCACCGCTGGAGCGTCTTGGCCAGGATGTTCTTCTTCTCGCCCCCTTCCTTCATCGTTGCTAATAGCTACGGCTGCGTACAAATTGAGCACGGAACACGAACCACGCAAGGCACTAGACCAACAACGATCGATGAGCTGGTTTGTTCAACAACAAGGACAAAGAACCTATAGATGATGGAGCGAGCTAAGCTAGCCGCGGTCGTAGGCTTGGTGCAGGCGAGACATGTCCATGGTGGCCTTTGGCGCGAGGAGGCTGTGCTTCTTGCTGTTGCTGGCGTTGCTCATGGCTCTTGGGGGACGGCAGGAGGCATCGGCGGCTCGATCGGGAGGATCGGACGAAGCTAATAAGGAGCTGAAAGGATCAAAGCAGcaggtagctagctagctaggtagCTGGGGTTAGGAGAGCCGCAAGTAATTAAGGGTTCGCTTCTTGTGGAGATCAGGAGGAGCCGATCgaggagcggaggaggaggaagggttAGTTCAAGAATCAAGAGGCCGGCGATGTGAAGTCGTCGAGAGCTCGGATCCAAGCCCTTTGAGGCGTGGTGAGACCGGCACGCTAGATATATAAGCGGGGGAGGCCGGAGGGGGCaagcgtggcggcggcggcgtggtcgACCGGGGGACACGTACcgggtgtgggtgtgggtgTGGGCCGGGCCGCGCGCCCTAGATTTTCCTaggagcaacgcgacgcgaCATGATGCCACTGCGGGGACGGATCGGATCGGAGCGATGGCCTGGGCATGCACGCAACCAGATTGCCGGACGCCCGCGCGGGTATTTGTATAGTAGTTTCTTTAGCATATTGGGGAGTGCGGACGTGCGCGTCAATGGGCAGTCGGCTTCCGGTGAGGCTCATGCGGCCGGGGCCGTCCTGGGGCCGGCGCGGCGCGTCGTCTCCATCGCCGTCGGCCACCTCTCCCCGCGCCGATCGAGATGCATGCGCCGCGTGCGACGAGCTGAGCCAGCGACCACGGCGACTCGTCGCCATCCCCATCCGGCCCGGTTTCAGCTGTTGTGATGATCATCGTATCATCCATCGGTTCTGATGACCTTAATGGAGTGCTGGGTTGGTTTTAAAATTAAGCTCGAGCGACGCAGATAGATGTATGTGGCGCGATTGTTTTCTTTATTATACTCATGTGCGCGATGTATCCACCCAATCAGTCGCTGCTGTGTGAGCTGTTAGATGCAAGAAAGCGCACGGGATTTAAACGATGGCGACATGGTTAATTATATACGGTAGCCAGTCTCCAGTCAACAGTTTGCGTTCTACTGTACCATCGTCCCACTGCAAGTTGGAGATTGGATATAGGCGGCGGAGTGGTGTTTTCCAGCGCTTCTTTTCTGCTTCCAGAATGAAAATCCCGTTTGAAAGTAAGGCCTCTACATTTCGTTTCGTCAACAAAGTGTTTAGCAAACCATTACTCGCCGATCCACTACGTCTGTGATATAAATTTGTTATTTTTTTTGAGAAAAGTCCAATTTACATAAATGAACTATAAGAAAAATCTGATTTCCAAACTTCAACTACAAAACTAGATAACGAGAGCCATCCAACTATCGAAACCGAACAAATTGGAACCTTTGGATGGTTTCATAGATGGTTTtttattttataaaaatttaaaatattcagatttaaactaaaaaagtttataagtaatttattttaaataaagAATATGAAATGGGTGCAAACATTTTTCTAGAAAAAATAAACGCTTGTCAGTTATTCAAATTTATTTTTTCCATGCTCCTAATATTTTTCttgtagttatgcctattatttttgaataactaagattcaaatagagcaccaacagataggttatatttttagaaaaaatttggttccaatttcatatttttctgatttaaaagAACTAGTTTTAATTTTTTAGAATAGAATTTTTTATTTCTTTAAAAGAAATACAAAACCATCTTTGAAACTACCCAAGAGTCAAATTTGTCCGGTTTCGACAGTTGGATGGCCTCTGATATTTGGTTTTATAGTTGACGTTGAAAATCGAACTTTTGTAATAGTTCCAGTGTAAACTGGTCTTTTCTCTATTTTATTCATGTTTGAAATAATTTCTTATAATTATATTCCCGTATCATATGAATATATGCATTATTAATGGAGTAATTATTTGGTCGTAGGCTTCTCGATCCTAATGAAACAAAATACGTCTTTCGTTAAAAAGATGAAGGGTGCACGCGGTTTGTATGTGTTTACCGCTGCTGATAAACGATAATGTATTTGATGGATGTACTGCCGTACTGCCGCAAACTAACGTGGCCAAGTGCATACAGAATATGCATGTAGTACATACAAAATGAGTATAGTGATGTATGTGTGCGCACCTCTTCCACGGAACTGAGAAAATAATGGcctccatatatatatatatatatatatatatatatatatatatatatatatatatatatatatatatatgtgcaaAGAGCGAAGAAAACTCGCAacgcgtagatcaatcttattAACTTATTTTAGCGCAGAACGTTTAAAAAGAAAATGTTTTGATGGTAATACTTATCATTATTAACTGTCTATAAAACTGGATTTGTGAGTTTTGGGGCTTACATATCTCTTTGTATACCATATATAGTATATactgtcggaggatttctccagtcgggtggcggagtgcacccgtctaatcctagtttaggatgagtttgagGCAAGTCAAGAAATGTTCGATCTAGAGACGTATGAACACGAGaagcacacaagggtttagagtggttcaggccgtcgaagcgtaaaaccctacgtccactgtgtgtaGTATTGCTTGTGAGTTTTTGGAGCTTCTGTGTTTGTGAGAGCTTGTGTGTGTGAACTTGTGTGCTAACGTGCGTGCTCTCctttttataggctcaaggggagcgcgtacactgagcggggccccgacaggtggacccggcgacatattaaataacgtataCATCGGAGCCTTTAATGCCTCAGATCCTGAGATCTTCCTCATCAGCCTCCATGTGTATCCTGCGTCTGGATATGGTCTTATGTCGTCTTGCTAGCATAGGGTCTGCTGCCGCTGACATGCGTAGAGGGAGTCGTGCTGTCGCTGTAGAGTCAGCTTCCGCCgataggcgaaggggctatactgTCCTGCCGTGCTATAGCCTTTGTGCACTGTAGCAGTGCACGTTGTGATCTTCCTGTAGCAGGTCATAATGACTCCTCGCTCACGCGCatggcgctgtgatgtgaccataCGACCCTCGCCCTCgcacgcggcgctgtgatgtgacgcgccgcctcggtaactggcgggtttaccgtgatgtcacctagacctgcccaacgtgtcagaggGCAGCCCATGCCATATCTCGGTTACGCGCACCCCAACCATCCGCATTTAATGCAGTAGCTGGGCtggcttctcgcagaaggctggaatccaccggacacgtggcggtgctggtttagcggccgtttcctcaggggcacgtggcggcactggacctcctccccggtgggatgggaggtccgggcccatGGTAGCTGTTCCTGAACACTTTGTCTTTGCGGGCACGTGGAGGTGCCGGACCTGCTAGTGtgtggggggaggtccggagaccgtgccccCAGTTATCAGGCCCAGGCCGTACGCCCTGACGCCCAgaagcttagtgcgaggttacggataacctcacgCCCCTCGGGCTGGACACACTAGTAGTAGGAGGTACCCTGTCTGCATGTACCGACATA
Coding sequences within it:
- the LOC112902190 gene encoding auxin-induced protein X10A-like, encoding MKEGGEKKNILAKTLQRCRTSLAHRRRPPAAADRVAAASWGAVPAAGYFTVLVGPEKERFGVRARCANHPLFRALLDEAETEYGFAGCDGPLELPCAVDDFMEVMWEMEQGDPAASPGCGHFAAGSSRGHHLQQQGYQMMSPARFLVAGRS